One Cololabis saira isolate AMF1-May2022 chromosome 18, fColSai1.1, whole genome shotgun sequence genomic region harbors:
- the gnpat gene encoding dihydroxyacetone phosphate acyltransferase encodes MTSKVVYSHRDPMLKKRDDFEDILEERRHSSDLRYALRCYTPVLYKELTPCKASELKSLVLQSDQLLYVIKQVSKETGMSADEVQGEASSILEEMAHRLQISTVRFFAFTLSKIFKTLFRSICVNEEGIQRLQQAIHEHPVVLLPSHRSYMDFLLMSYILYTYDLALPVIAAGMDFMAMKFVGEMLRMSGAFFIRRSFGGDKLYWAVFSEYVKTILKNGFAPVEFFLEGTRSRTAKSLTPKLGLLNIAMDPFLKGEVFDVSVVPVSISYERILEETLYARELLGVPKPKESTSGLFKARKVLSEDYGSIHVYFGQPVSVRSLAEGRVNRCQFNLTPRHIPQKPGEEIHSFVNDSAYRLVRAQEENMVLKPWVLLASLLLQSHAGQRRGTPLDELTRQALWLRDLSRQFGAFLHWPDHIPPYEVVSASLSLHQGLVRVSEGTVELALEQAGGPAGPAGPHGAATPEDELLNQAVITLSCASYRNQVLHVFLRPALLASAMHACSCNEKQEVYNIFSFLRNMFSNEFILCPGAAVQDFEEALYLLVKSGALQANQQEIVVTDRGRRTLDFLTRILEPFLQGYQVVCRFLCEEATEGLTEKQFVPAVRKFIIKHLLSGRLKYAEVLSSDLQKNALASLLRLGAVQKIKGGEEQGRLKVDAVMLNSLEDTLGGKLPTQKALVAHL; translated from the exons ATGACGTCCAAAGTGGTTTATTCG CACAGAGATCCCATGCTGAAGAAAAGAGATGACTTCGAGGACATCTTGGAGGAGAGGAGACACTCCAGTGACCTGAGATACGCCCTCAGATGTTACACTCCGGTTCTATACAAAGAACTGACACCCTGCAAAGCCAGCGAGCTGAAGAGTTTGGTGCTGCAGTCGGATCAGCTACTTTACGTCATCAAGCAG GTCTCCAAAGAAACGGGCATGAGTGCAGATGAAGTCCAGGGGGAGGCGTCATCCATCCTGGAGGAGATGGCTCACCGCCTGCAGATCAGCACCGTTCGCTTCTTCGCCTTCACGCTCAGCAAAATCTTTAAGACTTTGTTCAGGAGCATCTGCGTCAACGAAGAGGGGATTCAGCGA CTCCAGCAGGCCATTCACGAGCACCCGGTGGTTCTTCTACCGAGCCACCGCAGCTACATGGACTTCCTGCTCATGTCTTACATCCTGTACACCTACGACCTGGCTCTACCTGTCATCGCTGCTGGCATGG ATTTCATGGCCATGAAGTTTGTCGGGGAGATGCTACGGATGTCCGGAGCGTTCTTTATTCGGAGGTCATTTGGTGGAGACAAGCTGTACTGGGCCGTCTTCTCCGAGTACGTCAAGACCATATTGAAG aATGGATTTGCACCAGTTGAATTTTTCCTGGAGGGAACCAGAAGCCGAACAGCCAAGTCTTTGACCCCAAagttag GTTTGTTGAATATAGCGATGGATCCCTTCCTGAAAGGGGAAGTGTTCGATGTGAGCGTGGTCCCAGTCAGCATCAGCTACGAGAGGATCCTGGAGGAAACGCTGTACGCCAGAGAGCTGCTGGGTGTACCGAAGCCCAAGGAGTCCACTTCA GGCCTGTTTAAAGCCAGAAAGGTTCTCAGTGAAGACTACGGCAGCATCCATGTGTACTTTGGTCAGCCCGTGTCTGTCAGGAGCTTAGCTGAGGGCAGAGTTAACCGCTGCCAGTTCAACCTAACACCAAG ACATATCCCCCAGAAGCCCGGTGAGGAGATCCACAGCTTTGTGAATGACTCGGCTTACAGGCTGGTCCGTGCTCAGGAGGAGAACATGGTCCTGAAGCCCTGGGTGCTCCTGGCCTCGCTGCTGCTCCAGAGTcacgcaggacagagacgaggGACGCCCCTGGACGAGCTGACCAGACAGGCCTTGTGGCTCAGAGATCTCTCCCGGCAGTTTGGCGCCTTCCTCCACTGGCCGG ACCACATTCCTCCCTACGAGGTGGTTTCTGCAAGTCTTTCCCTCCATCAAGGTTTGGTGAGGGTCTCCGAGGGAACGGTTGAGTTGGCTTTGGAACAAG CcggaggaccagcaggaccagcggGGCCTCACGGTGCCGCCACGCCCGAGGATGAGCTCTTAAACCAGGCCGTGATCACGCTCTCCTGCGCCTCCTACAGGAACCAGGTGCTGCACGTCTTCCTCCGACCGGCGCTGCTTGCTTCAGCCATGCACGCGTGCTCCTGCAACGAGAAAC AGGAGGTCTACAACATTTTCAGCTTTTTGAGGAACATGTTCTCCAATGAGTTCATCCTCTGTCCCGGAGCTGCAGTCCAG gaTTTTGAAGAGGCCTTGTACCTGCTGGTGAAGAGTGGAGCTCTGCAGGCCAACCAGCAGGAGATTGTGGTAACAGACAGAGGCCGCAGGACCCTGGACTTCCTCACCAGGATTCTGGAGCCCTTTCTGCAGGGATACCAG GTGGTGTGTCGGTTCCTGTGCGAGGAGGCGACAGAGGGCCTGACGGAGAAGCAGTTTGTTCCTGCCGTCCGGAAGTTCATTATCAAACACCTTCTAAGCG
- the c18h1orf131 gene encoding uncharacterized protein C1orf131 homolog has translation MNSQADGDQDQDCLFLDSVLDQLYDFGSAPKKKPFPGSQKKKKRKRCEEEEEDELHTEKDVCSDSEDVREEDTDTEQQQPRTEQTGPTVQQGNQVEVVVFKDPTKKLKTKQPPALGNISAPQISEKKQSGPQEELSLEKARLEVHRFGITGYEKAQQRVFEQDRAVMLGARPPKKGYVNYKVLQQQIKEKKQKEKEEVEPDKRKKKKKKQSAQRDKKSSSDSGVAPSGQVGRFKNGMLVLNPKEIQKIKGKRK, from the exons ATGAACTCGCAGGCCGAcggggaccaggaccaggactgttTGTTCCTCGACAGCGTCCTGGATCAGCTTTATGACTTTG GATCAGCACCTAAAAAGAAGCCATTCCCAGGTtcccagaagaagaaaaaacgaaaaaggtgtgaagaagaggaggaagacgagCTCCATACGGAGAAGGATGTTTGCAGTGACAGTGAAGACGTCAGAGAAGAAGATACAGACActgaacaacaacaaccaaGGACTGAGCAAACAG GTCCAACCGTTCAGCAGGGGAACCAGGTGGAGGTGGTCGTATTTAAAGACCCTACAAAGAAACTGAAGACCAAGCAGCCTCCAGCCCTCGGCAACATATCT GCCCCTCAGATATCAGAGAAGAAGCAAAGTGGCCCCCAAGAGGAGCTCAGTCTGGAGAAG GCGCGTCTGGAGGTCCACCGGTTTGGAATCACAGGCTACGAGAAGGCGCAGCAGCGGGTTTTTGAACAAGACAGAGCCGTGATGCTGGGAGCCAGG CCTCCTAAGAAGGGCTACGTCAATTACAAGGTGCTTCAGCAACAAATCAAAGAGAAGAAGCAGAAGGAAAAGGAGGAGGTTGAGCCG gataagaggaaaaagaagaagaagaagcagagtGCACAAAG AGACAAGAAGTCGAGCTCGGACTCTGGCGTGGCGCCGTCGGGTCAGGTGGGCCGCTTCAAGAATGGCATGCTGGTCCTCAACCCCAAGGAGATCCAGAAAATCAAAGGCAAGAGGAAGTGA